CCCCAAGTCATCCATCCCAGGGAAGTAGATAGTCCATACCTGCTAAGCGGCTTGATACGCTGTGCGAACTGTGGAGCGGCTATGGTAGGCCATGGAGGTAACAGTCGCTACCGGTACTATATGTGTGGTAACGCCCGCAGAAAGGGCCGAGAAACCTGCCCGTCGCCTGTCCTGCGCAAAGATCGGCTGGAAGGGTTTGTGGTCGACCGTATCAGAGACAGTATCCTGACCGATGATAACCTTGAGGAGCTGGTGAGGATGACTAATGAGAAACTGGCCCAGACTTACACCGGGGAAAGAGAGAAGCTGGAACTTCTGGAGAGTCAGATTGCTGAAGCGGACAGCCGGCTGAGCAAGCTCTATGATGCACTGGAGACAGGGGAGTTTAAGGGTGGAGAGCTTGCCCCCAGAATACAGGCTCTTTTCCAGAAGAAGGAAGGGATGGAGCTAGCAAAGGCTGAGTCGGAGGAGATACTGCGTTCCCAGGCGGTGGACATTGCTGATAAGCGTGTCGTTATGGAATATGTTGACGACCTGAAAGATTTGCTGGAGAAGTCTTCTATTGTTGAGCAAAGAGTCTTCCTCAAGTCTTTCGTGGACAAGATTGAGGTGGGTGACTCGGAAGTGAGTTTGTATTATACTATTCCTATGCCCCCATCCAGCCTGTCAGACGAGACGGTAGGAGTTTTACCTTTCGTACACCTCGGCTGAAGGAGAGGGGGATAAAGGGGGTGAGGTTGAAACATCTACAGCCCCAGGGTGGCGGCAATTCCCTGCATCGCTTTCAGTCCCAGCTCGATAAACTCATCAAGCTCAAGTCCCAGCTCACTGCAACCGGCAATCTGCTCTCTGCTGGCGCCGGCGGCAAAGCTTTTCTCCTTAAATCTCTTCCTGACCGATGCAGCCTCAACACCAGCCAGTTTTTTGTCGGGTCTCACCAGGGCCGCCGCCGTGATTAGCCCGGTCAATGGATCAGCGCAGATTAACGCCTTGTCCAGTCTGGTCTCCGGCGGGATACCGTGGGCCTGATTATGGCACAGGACGGCCTGGGCTACTGCCTCGCTGCCCCCCATCTCCCTGACCAGGTCAGCCCCCAGCTTACTGTGGTTGTCCATATCCCCATCGGTAAGCTCCACATCGATATCATGGAGGAGGCCGGTCATGCCCCATTCACTCTCATTCTCGCCAAGCCGCTTCGCCAGTGCCCGCATAACTGCTTCGACGGCTAACATGTGCTTTATCAGGTTTTCATTTTCTACATTGGCCTTAACAGATTCAAGTGCCTCTTCGCGCGTCATTTCTTACCTCCTTCTTTACCAGTCGGTTTTAATAGAAAGAGCATGAACAGACCCACGCCGCTGAGTCCGAGAGAAATCCAGAAAGCCAGCTGGTAATTACCCATTATATCAAATATCCACCCGGCCAGCATTGGCCCGATAAGGCTCCCAAAGGTACCCACAAAGAGTATTACACCAAGGATGGCTCCAAGCGCCGCCAGACCAAAGAGCCGGGCAATCATCGGGGAAAGCAGGGTAAAGGAAGCCCCGTGAGCTGCCCCGTACAGGACAGCGAAAAGATAGAACATCCATACTTCCCGGGTAAACTGCACCAGGAGCAGCCCGGCGGTTAACAGGGTAAAGGCAATCATGTAGGCCACTCTGGGGCCGATGACATCGCTGAGGCTGGACAGGCCAAACCTGCCCACGATACTGGCAGCGCCAATCACGGTGATAATACTGGCCGCTACGGTGGCTGTAATCCCCAGGTCAGTGGCGTGGGGCACAATATGCACGGTGATCACCTGCGAACCGAACATGAAGCTGAACCACGTTACCGAGAATAACCGGAACTGACGGGTAGCTATCGCTTCCCTTATCGAAAACTGACGGGCAATGACCCCGGATGGTGTTACCGGTACTTCGGTAACACCATCCGGCAGCTTGCCTATCTGTCCCGGGTCACGCTTGAAAAGCAGAGCTACCGAGACAATCCCTACCGAGACAATAATACCGGTAATAGCGTAAGCGTCACGCCAGCCGTAGCTGGAAATCAACCAGGTCGCCAGCAGTGGCACCACCATAATGCCGATACCAGCACCGACCTTGGTAATACCCGTCATCATCCCCCGCCTTTTGACAAACCACCTGGCCACCGTGGCTATTATTGGAACATCAGCCGCACTCATCCCGATACCAACCAGCAC
The nucleotide sequence above comes from Dehalococcoidales bacterium. Encoded proteins:
- a CDS encoding HDIG domain-containing protein, with amino-acid sequence MTREEALESVKANVENENLIKHMLAVEAVMRALAKRLGENESEWGMTGLLHDIDVELTDGDMDNHSKLGADLVREMGGSEAVAQAVLCHNQAHGIPPETRLDKALICADPLTGLITAAALVRPDKKLAGVEAASVRKRFKEKSFAAGASREQIAGCSELGLELDEFIELGLKAMQGIAATLGL
- a CDS encoding MFS transporter; translated protein: MISDERVSTPAVAAKPGLFYGYAVVGAGFVASVFIIGSYLSFGVFFKPLSAEFGWTRATTSAAMSVAALVMGFANIAAGRLTDRYGPRLVLILCGLSMGLGIFLMSRVNALWQLYLFYGVLVGIGMSAADVPIIATVARWFVKRRGMMTGITKVGAGIGIMVVPLLATWLISSYGWRDAYAITGIIVSVGIVSVALLFKRDPGQIGKLPDGVTEVPVTPSGVIARQFSIREAIATRQFRLFSVTWFSFMFGSQVITVHIVPHATDLGITATVAASIITVIGAASIVGRFGLSSLSDVIGPRVAYMIAFTLLTAGLLLVQFTREVWMFYLFAVLYGAAHGASFTLLSPMIARLFGLAALGAILGVILFVGTFGSLIGPMLAGWIFDIMGNYQLAFWISLGLSGVGLFMLFLLKPTGKEGGKK